In a genomic window of Amycolatopsis japonica:
- a CDS encoding tetratricopeptide repeat protein translates to MRVGEADVDRLEGVIGALRARDYREGGGSCRELLRVLEPYGAALRRGMMSEPLARRLAGVVADLHNLKGWTEFDSGRPVRAERHFRRALELATEAGADDLLANIRYRLGRMYLHHRTPAEALEQFRQGQLAARRGGRPLSQAILSANEAWAYALLGDVRRALDKISLAPEQFADSVGDAVPSWSAFFTANDLAAMIGTVRTELARLVDVRHCREAIPALTQAIDGYGPDMMRSRSLTMIWLAVDHVLEGDMDRAAEVGLAAMEIADGIRSARTRDRLKPLSESVRKRVGDINARDILDRIATFRASA, encoded by the coding sequence ATGCGGGTCGGGGAGGCCGACGTCGACCGGCTCGAGGGTGTCATCGGAGCACTTCGGGCACGCGACTACCGGGAAGGCGGCGGATCCTGCCGGGAGCTGCTGCGCGTGCTGGAGCCATACGGTGCCGCGCTGCGGCGGGGGATGATGTCCGAGCCGCTGGCCAGACGGCTGGCGGGCGTGGTCGCCGACCTGCACAACCTCAAGGGCTGGACGGAATTCGATTCCGGCCGCCCCGTGCGGGCCGAGCGGCACTTCCGTCGTGCGCTCGAACTCGCGACGGAGGCCGGCGCCGACGATCTCCTCGCCAACATCCGTTACCGGCTCGGCCGGATGTATCTGCATCACCGCACGCCGGCGGAGGCGCTCGAGCAATTCCGTCAAGGGCAGCTCGCGGCGCGCCGCGGGGGACGGCCCCTGTCGCAGGCGATCCTGTCGGCGAACGAGGCGTGGGCCTACGCGCTGCTCGGTGACGTCCGCCGGGCGCTGGACAAGATTTCCCTTGCCCCGGAACAATTCGCAGACTCCGTCGGTGACGCCGTGCCCTCGTGGTCGGCCTTCTTCACGGCCAACGACCTGGCCGCGATGATCGGCACGGTGCGCACCGAACTCGCCAGGCTCGTCGACGTCCGCCATTGCCGGGAGGCGATTCCCGCGCTCACCCAGGCCATCGACGGCTACGGCCCGGACATGATGCGCAGCCGGTCGCTGACGATGATCTGGCTCGCCGTCGACCACGTGCTGGAGGGTGATATGGACCGGGCCGCGGAGGTCGGTCTCGCCGCGATGGAGATCGCGGACGGGATCCGTTCCGCGCGGACACGAGATCGTTTGAAGCCACTGTCGGAAAGCGTGCGGAAGCGAGTCGGCGATATTAATGCGCGAGATATTCTTGACCGGATCGCAACATTTCGAGCCAGTGCCTGA
- a CDS encoding SsgA family sporulation/cell division regulator, whose protein sequence is MDKESDLIRGTIVFGLRTFGADPLPVQADLEYDPEDPYAVVVAYHSGGGTVRWMFGRDLLADGLLTPSGEGDVIISPADDTSIVIFALSAPDGCAVLEAPAQELAEFLDRTYDVVPAGSEPEWFDFDQEIGKLVTES, encoded by the coding sequence TTGGACAAGGAAAGCGACCTCATCCGGGGGACGATCGTCTTCGGCCTGCGCACTTTCGGTGCGGACCCGCTCCCCGTCCAGGCCGATCTCGAATACGACCCCGAAGACCCCTACGCCGTCGTGGTGGCCTACCACTCGGGCGGCGGGACGGTCCGCTGGATGTTCGGCCGTGATCTCCTCGCGGACGGACTGCTCACTCCATCGGGTGAGGGCGACGTGATCATCAGCCCGGCCGACGACACCTCGATCGTGATCTTCGCGCTCAGCGCGCCCGACGGCTGCGCGGTGCTCGAAGCCCCGGCGCAGGAGCTGGCCGAATTCCTCGACCGCACCTACGACGTCGTCCCCGCCGGGTCCGAGCCGGAATGGTTCGACTTCGACCAGGAGATCGGCAAGCTCGTCACCGAGTCCTGA
- the fgd gene encoding glucose-6-phosphate dehydrogenase (coenzyme-F420) — MALKIGYKASAEQFGPRDLVEYSVLAEQVGLDSVMVSDHFQPWRHQGGHAPFSFAWMAAVGERTERVVLGTSVLTATFRYNPAVVAQAFGTLGSLYPGRVLLGVGSGEALNEVAVARIEWPAFKERFARLREAIDLMRKLWSEERVTFEGEYFQTTDATVYDRPEGGVPIYIAAGGPVMAKYVGKQGDGFICTSGKGMELYTEKLLPAVAEGAEQVGRSTGDIDKMIEIKLSYDPDPAQALENTRFWAPLSLTPEQKAGIEDPAEMEKAADALPIEQVARRWIVTSDPADAVEQIKPYVEAGFNHLVFHGPGHDQERFLRSFSEQVVPGLRELA; from the coding sequence ATGGCACTGAAGATCGGTTACAAGGCGTCGGCCGAGCAGTTCGGCCCGCGCGACCTCGTCGAGTACTCCGTACTCGCCGAGCAGGTCGGGCTGGACAGCGTGATGGTCAGCGACCATTTCCAGCCCTGGCGGCATCAGGGCGGGCACGCGCCGTTCTCCTTCGCGTGGATGGCGGCGGTCGGCGAGCGCACCGAACGGGTGGTCCTCGGCACCAGCGTGCTGACCGCGACCTTCCGCTACAACCCGGCCGTCGTCGCGCAGGCGTTCGGCACGCTCGGCAGCCTGTACCCGGGCCGTGTGCTGCTCGGCGTCGGCAGTGGTGAGGCCCTCAACGAGGTCGCGGTCGCCCGTATCGAGTGGCCCGCGTTCAAGGAGCGGTTCGCGCGGCTGCGCGAGGCGATCGACCTGATGCGCAAACTGTGGTCCGAGGAGCGCGTCACGTTCGAGGGCGAGTACTTCCAGACCACCGACGCCACCGTGTACGACCGGCCCGAGGGCGGGGTGCCGATCTACATCGCGGCCGGTGGCCCGGTGATGGCGAAGTACGTCGGCAAGCAGGGTGACGGTTTCATCTGCACCAGCGGCAAGGGGATGGAGCTCTACACCGAGAAGCTGCTGCCCGCGGTCGCGGAAGGCGCGGAGCAGGTGGGCCGCAGCACCGGCGACATCGACAAGATGATCGAGATCAAGCTGTCCTACGACCCGGATCCGGCGCAGGCGCTGGAGAACACCCGGTTCTGGGCGCCGCTCTCGCTGACGCCGGAGCAGAAGGCGGGTATCGAAGACCCGGCCGAGATGGAGAAGGCCGCGGACGCGCTGCCGATCGAGCAGGTCGCCCGGCGCTGGATCGTGACCTCCGACCCGGCCGACGCCGTCGAGCAGATCAAGCCGTATGTCGAGGCGGGCTTCAACCACCTCGTCTTCCACGGTCCCGGCCACGACCAGGAGCGGTTCCTGCGGTCGTTCTCCGAGCAGGTCGTCCCGGGGCTGCGCGAACTCGCCTGA
- a CDS encoding DIP1984 family protein, whose translation MSRIKLAEALALRADATKKVEALRSRIVDNARHQEGEEPSEDASALLVEAETALDELESLIQRINRTNAATRLGEGTITDAIARRDVLRLRHGVLTAAADAAAGRNQGGYGRQLRSELRYLSALPVAELRSRADRVAGEIRLVDVEIQRTNWETDLLD comes from the coding sequence ATGTCCCGGATCAAGCTGGCCGAAGCGCTCGCTCTACGCGCCGACGCGACCAAGAAGGTGGAGGCGTTGCGCTCCCGGATCGTCGACAACGCGCGGCACCAGGAGGGCGAGGAACCGTCGGAAGACGCCTCCGCCCTGCTCGTCGAAGCCGAAACCGCGCTGGACGAACTGGAATCGCTGATCCAGCGGATCAACCGGACCAACGCCGCGACCCGGCTCGGGGAGGGCACGATCACCGACGCGATCGCGCGCCGCGACGTCCTCCGGCTCAGGCACGGTGTCCTCACCGCGGCCGCCGACGCCGCGGCCGGGCGCAACCAGGGCGGCTACGGCCGTCAGCTCCGTTCGGAACTCCGGTATCTCTCCGCGTTGCCGGTCGCGGAACTGCGGTCCCGCGCGGACCGGGTCGCGGGGGAGATCCGGCTGGTCGACGTCGAGATCCAGCGCACCAACTGGGAGACCGACCTCCTGGACTGA
- a CDS encoding CBS domain-containing protein — MTTARDIMTANATCVSASETVLDAAKKMAAESVGAVPICGEDGKLKGMLTDRDIVVKVLAEGKDPRALHASELAQGEAVTIGADDDAEEIMRTMANHKVRRLPVIDGHKLVGIVAQADVAKALPNPDSGELVEALSYD; from the coding sequence ATGACCACGGCACGAGACATCATGACCGCGAACGCGACCTGTGTGTCCGCCTCCGAAACCGTCCTCGACGCGGCCAAGAAGATGGCGGCCGAATCGGTGGGCGCGGTACCGATCTGCGGCGAGGACGGCAAGCTCAAGGGCATGCTGACCGACCGCGACATCGTGGTGAAGGTCCTGGCCGAAGGCAAGGACCCGAGGGCGCTGCACGCTTCGGAACTGGCGCAGGGCGAGGCGGTGACGATCGGCGCCGACGACGACGCCGAGGAGATCATGCGCACCATGGCGAACCACAAGGTCCGGCGCCTGCCGGTGATCGACGGGCACAAGCTCGTGGGCATCGTGGCGCAGGCGGACGTGGCCAAGGCCCTGCCCAACCCGGACAGCGGTGAACTGGTGGAAGCCCTGTCCTACGACTGA
- a CDS encoding zinc-dependent alcohol dehydrogenase, translating into MKAVTWHGKRDVRVDTVPDPKLAEPTDAVVRITSTGICGSDLHLYEVLGAFIDEGDILGHEPMGVVEEVGSGVTNLKPGDRVVVPFNISCGHCFMCDRGLQSQCETTQVTDRGKGAALLGYTKLYGQVPGGQAEYLRVPQAQYGPIKVPDGPPDERFVYLSDVVPTAWQAVDYANIPEGGTVVVFGLGPIGQFCCRIAKHRGAGKVIGIDLVPERLAKAAAAGVVTYDTREHKYLGDLIRETTGGRGADSVIDAVGMEAHGAPIGRMAQNLVALLPDPIGAKITEKAAIDRLSVLYAAIDCVRRGGTISLSGVYGGMVDPLPMMDLFDKQITLRMGQANVRRWIDDIMPLIADSADPLGVEGFATHKMPLKDAPHAYEIFQKKQDGAVKILLEPSAA; encoded by the coding sequence ATGAAGGCCGTCACTTGGCACGGCAAACGCGATGTCCGGGTCGACACCGTCCCGGATCCGAAACTGGCCGAACCGACCGACGCCGTCGTGCGGATCACCTCGACCGGTATCTGCGGGTCCGACCTGCACCTTTACGAGGTCCTCGGCGCTTTCATCGACGAGGGCGACATCCTCGGGCATGAACCCATGGGCGTCGTCGAAGAGGTCGGTTCCGGGGTGACGAACCTGAAACCCGGTGATCGCGTCGTCGTCCCCTTCAACATCTCCTGCGGCCACTGCTTCATGTGCGACCGTGGCCTGCAGTCGCAATGCGAGACCACACAGGTCACCGATCGGGGCAAGGGCGCGGCGCTGCTCGGCTACACCAAACTCTACGGGCAGGTCCCGGGCGGCCAGGCCGAATACCTGCGCGTCCCGCAGGCCCAGTACGGCCCGATCAAGGTGCCGGACGGCCCGCCGGACGAGCGTTTCGTGTACCTCTCCGACGTCGTGCCCACGGCGTGGCAGGCCGTCGACTACGCGAACATCCCCGAAGGCGGCACGGTCGTGGTCTTCGGGCTGGGCCCGATCGGGCAGTTCTGCTGCCGGATCGCGAAACACCGGGGCGCGGGGAAGGTGATCGGCATCGACCTGGTGCCGGAACGGCTCGCGAAGGCCGCCGCGGCCGGCGTCGTCACCTACGACACGCGTGAACACAAGTACCTCGGCGACCTCATCCGCGAGACGACCGGCGGCAGGGGAGCGGACTCGGTGATCGACGCCGTCGGGATGGAGGCGCACGGGGCCCCGATCGGGCGAATGGCGCAGAACCTGGTCGCCCTGCTGCCCGACCCGATCGGCGCGAAGATCACCGAGAAGGCCGCCATCGACCGGCTCAGCGTGCTGTACGCGGCCATCGACTGCGTCCGGCGCGGCGGCACGATCTCGCTGAGCGGCGTCTACGGCGGCATGGTCGACCCGCTGCCGATGATGGACCTGTTCGACAAGCAGATCACCCTGCGGATGGGGCAGGCCAACGTCCGGCGCTGGATCGACGACATCATGCCGCTGATCGCCGACTCCGCCGATCCGCTCGGCGTCGAGGGCTTCGCGACGCACAAGATGCCGCTGAAGGACGCGCCCCACGCCTACGAGATCTTCCAGAAGAAGCAGGACGGCGCCGTCAAGATCCTTCTGGAGCCGTCGGCGGCTTGA
- a CDS encoding VOC family protein yields the protein MRTRMLAVAVDCREAEALAAFWKEALGYPETERWTDGHGVTYVELKSPDVPSLLFQPVPEGKSGKNRLHLDLAPTELEQREEVARLVSLGARIIEDPESDDWVVMADPEENEFCVLPRR from the coding sequence ATGCGAACCCGGATGCTCGCCGTCGCCGTCGACTGCCGTGAGGCCGAAGCACTGGCCGCGTTCTGGAAGGAAGCACTCGGCTACCCCGAGACCGAGCGGTGGACCGACGGTCATGGCGTGACCTATGTCGAGTTGAAGAGCCCCGACGTGCCGAGCCTGCTCTTCCAGCCGGTCCCCGAGGGGAAGTCGGGCAAGAACCGGCTGCACCTCGACCTCGCGCCCACCGAACTCGAGCAGCGCGAAGAGGTCGCCCGGCTCGTGTCGCTCGGCGCCAGGATCATCGAAGACCCGGAGTCGGACGACTGGGTCGTCATGGCAGATCCGGAAGAGAACGAATTCTGCGTGCTGCCGCGGCGCTGA
- a CDS encoding GNAT family N-acetyltransferase, translating into MTTELRGEIVTLTPVTEAHVPDLRRIRGTAEVGARWGSVDDSPTWPFDDPTTACFTVLEGSVVRGFVQYGEEEDPMYRHASVDLFLDPAAHGRGLGTDTVRTMARHLLHDRGHHRLVIDPAVDNDAAIRCYKAVGFREVGVMRGYERDTDGDGWHDGLLMDLLAEDLT; encoded by the coding sequence CTGACCACCGAGTTGCGCGGGGAGATCGTGACCCTGACCCCGGTCACCGAGGCCCACGTCCCGGACCTGCGGCGCATCCGCGGCACGGCCGAGGTCGGGGCGCGCTGGGGTTCGGTCGACGACTCCCCCACCTGGCCGTTCGACGACCCCACGACAGCCTGTTTCACGGTCCTCGAAGGGAGCGTCGTCCGAGGCTTCGTCCAGTACGGCGAGGAGGAGGACCCGATGTACCGGCACGCGTCGGTCGACCTCTTCCTCGACCCGGCGGCGCACGGCCGGGGACTCGGCACGGACACCGTCCGCACGATGGCGCGGCATCTCCTGCACGATCGCGGGCACCATCGGCTGGTGATCGATCCCGCCGTGGACAACGACGCCGCCATCCGCTGCTACAAGGCCGTCGGCTTCCGCGAGGTCGGCGTGATGCGCGGCTACGAACGCGACACCGACGGCGACGGCTGGCACGACGGATTGCTGATGGACTTGCTCGCCGAAGACCTCACGTAG
- a CDS encoding DMT family transporter, whose product MSIGAPGTLVRMGVLALLWGSGFLWIKLALTGLPPVQVTVIRCALGAAVLLVLSRWAGQRLPRGRRIWGRLLVAAFFCNALPFALFSIVELTVDSGVAGVMNATTPLWSLLIGIGIGTERRLTVVRVGGLILGFAGILLIFAPWQKSGLLGWGTLALLGAGISYAIAFAYMGRKLVGEGGPIAISAAQLLTATGLSALALPFDAAPAGPLNVTAVLAVVVLGIFGTGVTFYLNYRLIADEGATSAATVGYLLPVVSVVLGAIVLGEDLGPRVLAGMAVVLLGVALTRYVRSSASKSISNPSCQPSPSVSRS is encoded by the coding sequence GTGAGCATCGGCGCACCGGGAACCCTGGTCCGGATGGGCGTTCTCGCCCTGTTGTGGGGTTCGGGGTTCCTGTGGATCAAGCTCGCGCTGACCGGGCTGCCGCCCGTTCAGGTGACCGTCATCCGCTGCGCCCTCGGCGCGGCCGTCCTTCTCGTGCTGAGCCGCTGGGCCGGGCAACGACTCCCGCGCGGCCGCCGGATCTGGGGCAGGCTTCTCGTCGCCGCCTTCTTCTGCAACGCCTTGCCGTTCGCGTTGTTCAGCATCGTTGAACTGACCGTCGATTCCGGCGTCGCGGGGGTGATGAACGCGACGACCCCGCTGTGGTCGTTGCTGATCGGTATCGGGATCGGCACCGAACGACGGCTGACGGTGGTCCGTGTGGGCGGGCTGATCCTCGGTTTCGCCGGCATCCTGCTGATCTTCGCGCCTTGGCAGAAGAGCGGCCTGCTGGGCTGGGGAACGCTGGCCCTGCTCGGCGCCGGCATCAGCTACGCGATCGCTTTCGCTTACATGGGAAGGAAACTCGTCGGCGAAGGCGGTCCGATCGCGATCTCCGCCGCGCAGCTGCTGACCGCGACCGGGCTCAGCGCGCTCGCGCTGCCCTTCGACGCCGCACCGGCCGGACCGCTGAACGTGACCGCGGTGCTCGCCGTCGTCGTACTCGGGATCTTCGGCACCGGCGTCACCTTCTACCTCAACTACCGGCTCATCGCCGACGAAGGCGCGACCTCCGCGGCGACCGTCGGCTACCTGCTGCCGGTCGTCTCGGTCGTGCTGGGCGCCATCGTGCTCGGCGAGGACCTCGGCCCGCGGGTGCTCGCCGGGATGGCCGTGGTGCTGCTCGGAGTCGCGCTGACGCGCTACGTGAGGTCTTCGGCGAGCAAGTCCATCAGCAATCCGTCGTGCCAGCCGTCGCCGTCGGTGTCGCGTTCGTAG
- a CDS encoding helix-turn-helix domain-containing protein yields MTENSGSARSGETGKARAEPRPVSTAASTFGRALRQRRQARGLALRELQKLAYVDKSLISRVERGLTPPSAEFAEACDRALGADGTLIVLAEAARAEPYVHLPPPPDHFVGREDQLALLDEKVFTETAKVVFVAGPPGVGKTALVLNWANRRQEEFDCVLWSDLRGYAAGSPAQPADILDDLLRCVGVRPDRVPAEEHMRLALLRGLLRGQRTLVVLDNALDSPQVRPVLPGTPDTTVLITSRRRLSGLVVGSGAVQVSLEPLRELEATRLMADLIGDERAAGDPEGVGRLVRLCAALPLAVNIAAERVATHPHQSVGDLARELVAEGRRLELLAVDDDTVGVRAAFSWSYRALEADTARMFRLLGLHPGPRFTAGAAAALAGLPGHDARQLLDRLVQAHLVQQVGAEYYRFHDLLRVYAAEEANAERWRDERQAAVSRLTHWYLYAANAASWTLTPARDHHIDLGPAPDGVEPLRFATFDEAYIWCASEMPSITGVARLALDHGLYEVGWRLPVELFDYHLLGRPWQTWISSHEVAIESAKAGSDLGGLAWSAINLAEAHRRRGDLDRARDLFGQAVEISEEIGENPSLGWALVGLGNIAHEREDYAEAVRLAEQSVEVNARIGYQLGEATARVHLGRAYRDLGERDLALDHGLRAFDAYAKDADQHGMGFALVPLARTCRRFGDLDQALGYCEQALTAYRNCGDVWGQADALDERGCALAAQGHTDEAMAVWRDALQLVMDLDDRKANVLRGRLEGAV; encoded by the coding sequence GTGACCGAGAATTCCGGTTCGGCCAGATCCGGGGAGACCGGGAAAGCACGCGCGGAACCGAGGCCGGTTTCGACGGCCGCGTCGACGTTCGGCCGCGCCTTGCGGCAACGCCGTCAGGCCCGCGGGCTGGCGTTACGCGAGCTTCAGAAACTCGCCTATGTCGACAAAAGTCTGATCAGCCGGGTCGAACGCGGCCTCACCCCGCCGAGCGCGGAATTCGCCGAAGCCTGCGATCGCGCGCTCGGCGCGGACGGAACCCTGATCGTGCTCGCCGAGGCCGCCCGCGCGGAACCGTATGTGCATCTTCCCCCACCGCCTGATCATTTCGTCGGCCGCGAAGACCAGTTGGCGCTGCTGGACGAAAAAGTGTTCACCGAAACGGCGAAAGTGGTCTTCGTCGCCGGTCCGCCCGGGGTCGGGAAGACCGCGCTCGTGCTGAATTGGGCGAACCGGCGCCAAGAAGAGTTCGATTGCGTCCTCTGGTCGGATCTGCGCGGCTATGCGGCGGGGTCGCCCGCGCAACCCGCCGACATCCTCGACGACCTCTTGCGCTGCGTCGGCGTCCGCCCCGACCGGGTCCCCGCCGAGGAGCACATGCGGCTCGCGCTCCTGCGCGGCCTGTTGCGCGGCCAGCGCACCCTTGTCGTACTGGACAACGCCCTCGACTCGCCCCAGGTGCGTCCGGTGCTGCCCGGTACCCCGGACACCACCGTGCTGATCACCAGCAGGCGACGGCTGTCCGGGCTGGTCGTCGGCAGCGGCGCGGTCCAGGTTTCCTTGGAGCCACTGCGAGAACTCGAAGCGACCCGGCTCATGGCCGACCTCATCGGCGACGAACGCGCGGCGGGTGATCCCGAAGGCGTCGGCAGGCTCGTCCGGCTGTGCGCGGCATTGCCGCTCGCGGTGAACATCGCCGCCGAACGGGTCGCCACCCATCCCCATCAGAGCGTCGGCGACCTCGCCCGCGAACTCGTCGCCGAGGGACGGCGGCTGGAACTGCTCGCGGTCGACGACGACACCGTCGGGGTCAGGGCCGCCTTCAGCTGGTCGTATCGCGCGCTGGAGGCGGACACCGCCCGGATGTTCCGGCTGCTCGGTCTCCATCCCGGCCCGCGTTTCACCGCGGGTGCGGCGGCCGCGCTCGCCGGGCTGCCCGGGCACGACGCGCGACAGCTGCTCGACCGGCTCGTGCAGGCGCATCTCGTCCAGCAGGTCGGCGCCGAGTACTACCGGTTCCACGATCTGCTCCGCGTGTACGCCGCCGAAGAGGCCAACGCCGAGCGATGGCGGGACGAGCGGCAGGCGGCGGTCTCCCGGCTGACCCACTGGTATCTGTACGCGGCCAACGCCGCGAGCTGGACGCTGACCCCGGCGCGCGACCACCACATCGATCTGGGTCCCGCGCCCGACGGTGTCGAGCCGCTCCGGTTCGCCACGTTCGACGAGGCCTACATCTGGTGCGCGTCGGAGATGCCGAGCATCACCGGTGTCGCCCGGCTGGCACTGGACCACGGGCTGTACGAGGTCGGCTGGCGGCTGCCGGTGGAGTTGTTCGACTACCACCTGCTCGGCCGGCCGTGGCAGACCTGGATCTCCAGTCACGAGGTGGCGATCGAGTCCGCGAAGGCGGGCAGTGACCTCGGCGGGCTGGCCTGGTCGGCGATCAACCTCGCCGAGGCGCACCGGCGGCGCGGCGACCTCGACCGCGCGCGCGATCTGTTCGGCCAGGCCGTCGAGATCTCCGAGGAGATCGGCGAGAACCCGAGTCTCGGCTGGGCGCTGGTCGGGCTCGGCAACATCGCGCACGAACGCGAGGACTACGCCGAAGCAGTCCGGCTCGCCGAGCAGAGCGTGGAGGTGAACGCGCGGATCGGGTACCAGCTCGGCGAAGCGACCGCGCGCGTCCATCTCGGCCGCGCCTACCGCGACCTCGGCGAACGGGACCTGGCCCTCGATCACGGTCTGCGTGCCTTCGACGCCTACGCGAAAGACGCCGACCAGCACGGGATGGGTTTCGCGCTGGTGCCGCTCGCCAGGACCTGCCGCCGGTTCGGCGATCTGGACCAGGCGCTCGGCTACTGCGAGCAGGCGCTGACCGCCTACCGCAACTGCGGCGACGTCTGGGGGCAGGCCGACGCGCTCGACGAACGCGGCTGCGCGCTGGCCGCCCAGGGGCACACCGACGAGGCCATGGCCGTCTGGCGCGACGCGCTCCAGCTCGTCATGGACCTCGACGACCGGAAGGCGAACGTGCTGCGGGGCCGCCTCGAAGGCGCCGTCTAG
- a CDS encoding cytochrome P450 family protein, with product MPDAAYDAAAVPVMFGPDFDRNPSPAYEWLRSNAPAFRLPLPGDTWTWLLTRHADVVSAMADPRLSKCPSVAAEHWRKANLGLPADHRPTLIGHMNNVEGEEHARLRKACAGAFGPRRLQHMRDRTHRLANELLDPILDRGEGDLVEDFAYPLGIRSICELIGIPEGLLDEVRPPALVVAAGDVTDMASMLKATDDLDALLADVVARKRAEPGADLISDLLTQEAAGKLTDDEVAATAFLSLIAGHETTISLIASTALTLITHPEEAARARADGAHLTLVIEEVLRRDTPLQNTSWRFVTEPMELAGQRMEAGDPILLSLLAANRDPEVHPEPLAFRPGERPVRHVAFGVGPHICIGAALARMQASAALETLFDRAPSMTLTVPEDRLVWWPSAITRGLHNLPVKL from the coding sequence ATGCCTGACGCCGCATACGATGCCGCCGCGGTCCCCGTGATGTTCGGCCCGGACTTCGACAGGAACCCCTCGCCCGCCTACGAATGGCTTCGGAGCAACGCGCCGGCGTTCCGGCTCCCGCTCCCCGGCGACACCTGGACCTGGTTGCTGACCCGGCACGCGGACGTCGTTTCCGCGATGGCCGACCCCCGGCTGTCCAAATGCCCGTCCGTCGCCGCGGAGCACTGGCGCAAGGCCAACCTCGGGCTGCCCGCCGACCACCGGCCGACGCTCATCGGGCATATGAACAACGTCGAAGGCGAGGAACACGCGCGGCTGCGCAAGGCCTGCGCCGGGGCGTTCGGCCCGCGGCGGCTGCAGCATATGCGCGACCGCACGCATCGGCTCGCGAACGAACTGCTCGACCCGATCCTGGACCGCGGTGAAGGCGACCTCGTCGAGGATTTCGCGTACCCCTTGGGAATCCGGTCGATCTGCGAGCTGATCGGCATCCCGGAAGGCCTGCTCGACGAGGTCCGCCCGCCCGCGCTGGTGGTCGCCGCGGGCGACGTGACGGACATGGCGTCGATGCTCAAGGCGACCGACGACCTGGACGCGCTGCTCGCCGACGTCGTCGCCCGCAAACGCGCGGAACCGGGGGCGGACCTGATCAGCGATCTGCTCACCCAGGAGGCGGCCGGGAAACTGACCGACGACGAGGTCGCCGCGACGGCGTTCCTCTCCCTGATCGCCGGGCACGAGACGACGATCAGTCTCATCGCGTCCACCGCGCTGACCCTCATCACGCATCCGGAGGAGGCGGCCCGCGCCCGCGCCGACGGTGCGCATCTGACGCTCGTCATCGAAGAGGTGCTGCGCCGCGACACCCCGCTGCAGAACACGAGCTGGCGGTTCGTCACCGAACCGATGGAGCTCGCCGGGCAGCGGATGGAGGCGGGCGATCCGATCCTGTTGTCGTTGCTGGCGGCCAATCGCGATCCGGAAGTGCACCCCGAACCGCTCGCCTTCCGCCCCGGCGAGCGGCCGGTGCGGCACGTCGCCTTCGGTGTCGGACCGCATATCTGCATCGGCGCCGCGCTCGCGCGGATGCAGGCGTCCGCGGCACTGGAGACGTTGTTCGACCGCGCGCCGTCGATGACGCTGACCGTGCCGGAGGACCGGCTCGTGTGGTGGCCGAGCGCGATCACGCGCGGTCTGCACAACCTGCCGGTGAAGCTCTAG